cggggacgcataatgcgaccgggccgccctttttattCTTGTTTTTCTATCCATGTTTTTCTATCCATGGTATGATTTTATAAAGGCCCAACCTTTATTCTTCAATAAATCAAATAGTTTTCTCCAtctgttttgtgtttttatgtAGAAATATAATACTTAACATTTATTATCTATTGAACATAATTtacttaaaaatattaattataagagtttaattaataattttgctttaaaaatgcaaaatgacatttttactttatctttttatcttttgtaattaaaattctataatctcctaaaattcctgaaaaagtTCTTTTAGCCCCCTTATCCATTTTGAATTCAACACTTTTTCTGAGGTGTGCTGCACTTTATTTTAAAGCTGCTACAGCATTTTCTACTACAACTATTACTTCAATATACAACTTTTCCATTATTTACTTGGTTAATATCAAGTGACGTCCTGAACCGATCCAATTACGAGAAATGCCTTTAAACCCGTATCACATTCAGAAAAATCCTCGTTTGTACGATGAAGGCCTAAGGTGTTTAAATGCTCACCAAAGTAATAGCTCCATACGAAAACAGAGATCGAACCCAAGTAAGAATTCCCCGACGACACCAATCACTTTTAATTAAATTCCCCTAATCTTTAATTAGTCTTACATGTCAAAACAAATATTTATAAAGTGAATAATCTAATATTATACATCTGTGAACTGCATTTAGTGAAACCTCAACTTGTTCAAACATTCTTTCTATCTATCAGAATTTAGGAATCCCGATCAAGTCTATGTATTCTGAGGGGCTTtttcctgttcttccaaaactcatctttctttcctttcttcttaaCTTGCCTCATACCCATTTTGCTATTAATTATACCAAGTATGGCACTCTTGTCCTTACTGTTTTTTATCTTTGCTTTTACATCCAATATTCCCCTTAGCTTTTCGTAAGACTTGGCATCCGGCACTTTCCCACTTTTCACCATTCTTTTGTGGTAGAAGAACGCTCTTCTGAAATCCCGAACACGAATGTATGCGTATATCATCGTCAAGTAAGTTATCGAATCCGGCTCTAAATTCAGAACTGCCATTTCTTGTAGTAGCTGCGGTAACTTCGAGTGTTGTCCTCCCCGCCCATATGCATTCATCAACATATTACATGTCATCACTGTTGGCTGCAATCCCAGCTTCCCAAATTCAGATATCACGTCTCTTGCTTCTGCGTATTGACCTTGTTTAGCAAACCCGTCAAGAAGAACGTTGAATGTCACTCTTGTACCTTCAATTTTATCGCGCATCATCATTTTCCAGATCTTCATCAGCATTTGAGTGTCGCCAGCACGCTTAAATGCATCCAGCAGAGCTGTGTATGTTTCCATTGCGGGTTTAATTCGTTCACTTTGCATATTCTCGAATGCAATATAAGCTTTCTCATGCCAACCACTGATCGAATAAGCATGGATGAGAGCCGTATAAGAATGAGAAGTCGGTTTTATACCAGCTTTCTTCATTCTCAAGAAGGCATTGGCAGCCATGTCACTCATTCTCTTCTGCCTCCCGTATGCACTTATTAGGCATGTATATGATTTGGCATCCGGCTTTAAGCCTGCATCCTGCAATTCTAGCAGCAGCTTCTCAACTATCTCAGGCTGCATTCGTCTGCTGTATGCATCCATAAGAATGTTGAACGTAGCAGAGGTAGGTTTAATGCCTCTTACTTTCATCTCAGTGAAGAGTCCTTCAACTTCTTCAATTTGGTTTGATTTACTATAAGCATCCATTAATGTGTTATACACAATAGCATTGGGAAAGATACCTTTCTTCGCCATTTCGACTTGGATAATTAGGGCTTCGTTCTTCAGTCCCTCATCACAGAATGCTTTTAGTAGAGTTCCCAGGATTTCAGAAGTCCATTTGACTCCTTCACTATTCATTCTCTCAAAGAACTCCCAAGCCTCTTTTGCAGAACAGCCATTTTTCCTCATGATTGTAATCATTATAGAGCATGTGACATGATCTGGAGCAATATTGTTTATTTCCATGGTCTCATACACCTTACAAGCATCATCATACCTAATACATACAAGTAGATATCAGTAATGAACTCCAATGTCGATGTTAGTAGAAATTATTAATGCAAATCAAAAAAAATCAGAAGCAAGATTACACAAGGAAAGATTGAATTGTTcaataaaaaaccaaaataatCAGAGCCAAAACTCATTCCTGGAGGTACAAGGAAAGAATGCCAAATGCTGGTGTTTGATCATTAGTTAATAGAACTTAAACACTAGATGGATTACATTATCTACTGATGCTTCTTACatcaaattttgttattttcctGTACTTAAAATTATAGGTAAAGAATGCAATTACATAACATCAAATTCGCTCTCGGCTTTCTCAATTTAGCAAGAGTTTTGGAATTGAAGGAATGCCTTTAGGACTAATTAAACTAC
The DNA window shown above is from Euphorbia lathyris chromosome 1, ddEupLath1.1, whole genome shotgun sequence and carries:
- the LOC136229300 gene encoding pentatricopeptide repeat-containing protein At5g50280, chloroplastic, encoding MAALSTNQALPSSLSLSRCFYQIPNSSKPHLFLYSKHFQPSLSLFTSHSTYIAHSSPPIFLPFLEGGEDEDSEELTAQEPQVEEEKEEDLSDPILRFFKSQTSTKDPPLQGKVILKSNRRSSWRLAPKFDSDAEPDTEDILIGENNQNQPSDNVISNLTPLPEGIVAEIIRIARDLPENITLGEQLGPYEGKISAEECVEILGMMGEESMMICCLYFFEWMGLQEPSLVTPRACTVMFPLLGKAGMGDQLMVLFRNLPQNKEFRDVHVYNATISGLLHCKRYDDACKVYETMEINNIAPDHVTCSIMITIMRKNGCSAKEAWEFFERMNSEGVKWTSEILGTLLKAFCDEGLKNEALIIQVEMAKKGIFPNAIVYNTLMDAYSKSNQIEEVEGLFTEMKVRGIKPTSATFNILMDAYSRRMQPEIVEKLLLELQDAGLKPDAKSYTCLISAYGRQKRMSDMAANAFLRMKKAGIKPTSHSYTALIHAYSISGWHEKAYIAFENMQSERIKPAMETYTALLDAFKRAGDTQMLMKIWKMMMRDKIEGTRVTFNVLLDGFAKQGQYAEARDVISEFGKLGLQPTVMTCNMLMNAYGRGGQHSKLPQLLQEMAVLNLEPDSITYLTMIYAYIRVRDFRRAFFYHKRMVKSGKVPDAKSYEKLRGILDVKAKIKNSKDKSAILGIINSKMGMRQVKKKGKKDEFWKNRKKPLRIHRLDRDS